One Betta splendens chromosome 16, fBetSpl5.4, whole genome shotgun sequence genomic window carries:
- the oprd1b gene encoding opioid receptor, delta 1b, with the protein MEFSTLLPEHLGDYSEHYPAAATPFNASYVDDVLLVPAKSNETSGSATNNTARLVIAVCITALYSLICLVGLLGNVLVMYGVVRYTKMKTATNIYIFNLALADALATSTLPFQSANYLMRTWPFGEPLCKAVIAIDYYNMFTSIFTLTMMSVDRYVAVCHPVRALDFRTPAKAKLINVCIWILSSAVGVPVMVMAVTRTDAGRTACTLSFPTPDWYWDTVMKICVFIFAFVVPVLVITICYGLMILRLKSVRLLSGSKEKDRNLRRITRMVLVVVAAFIVCWTPIHIFIIVKTMVDIDSRNLVVMATWHLCIALGYTNSSLNPVLYAFLDENFKRCFRDFCLPRRSRPQRGSFTRARNSAREPASVCAPATTETPPA; encoded by the exons ATGGAGTTCTCCACTCTTCTTCCCGAGCATCTGGGCGATTACAGCGAGCACTACCCGGCCGCCGCGACTCCCTTCAACGCGTCGTATGTCGATGATGTGCTCCTCGTGCCCGCAAAAAGTAACGAGACCAGCGGCTCCGCGACCAACAACACTGCGCGCCTCGTCATCGCCGTTTGCATCACGGCTCTGTACTCGCTCATCTGTCTGGTGGGGCTGCTGGGAAACGTCCTGGTGATGTACGGTGTGGTCAG ATACACCAAGATGAAGACGGCCACCAACATCTACATCTTCAACCTGGCTCTGGCCGACGCGCTGGCCACCAGCACCCTCCCGTTCCAGAGCGCCAACTACCTGATGCGCACGTGGCCCTTCGGCGAGCCGCTGTGCAAGGCGGTCATCGCCATCGACTACTACAACAtgttcaccagcatcttcacGCTCACCATGATGAGCGTGGACCGCTACGTGGCCGTGTGCCACCCGGTCCGGGCCCTGGACTTCCGCACGCCGGCCAAGGCCAAGCTCATCAACGTGTGCATCTGGATCCTGTCCTCGGCTGTGGGGGTCCCCGTGATGGTCATGGCCGTCACCAGGACCGATGCAG GGAGAACTGCCTGCACGCTGAGTTTCCCCACGCCCGACTGGTACTGGGACACGGTGATGAAGATCTGCGTCTTCATCTTCGCCTTCGTGGTGCCCGTCCTGGTCATCACCATCTGCTACGGCCTGATGATCCTGCGGCTCAAGAGCGTGCGCCTGCTGTCCGGCTCCAAGGAGAAGGACAGGAACCTGCGGCGCATCACGCGcatggtgctggtggtggtggcggcctTCATCGTCTGCTGGACCCCCATCcacatcttcatcatcgtcaaGACCATGGTGGACATTGACAGCAGGAACCTTGTGGTGATGGCGACCTGGCACCTGTGCATCGCGCTGGGCTACACCAACAGCAGCCTCAACCCCGTGCTCTACGCCTTCCTGGACGAGAACTTCAAGCGCTGCTTCAGGGACTTCTGCCTGCCGCGGCGCTCGCGGCCGCAGCGCGGCAGCTTCACGCGGGCGCGGAACAGCGCGCGGGAGCCCGCGTCCGTCTGCGCCCCCGCTACGACGGAGACGCCGCCGGCGTGA